The Anaerolineae bacterium sequence TGCTGGCCAATGGCGGCTATATGCCGATCACACCGGAGGCGGTACAGCGCGTCGGGCACGAGTATGAACTGCAGAGCACCGAACCCGGCGCGCGCCTGAAGTACACCAAGGATATCCTCCTGCCGCGCGAGCAGACGCGGCTCTGGTTCCTGTCGGACGTGTTCGTCCTGCCGCCGCCCTTCCCCATCCCCACCGTCTTCAGCCCGGGGGATGCGGTGCTGGCGCTGGGAGTATGGGTCCTGGTGCTGGCGACCTGCCATTCTGCCCGATGGGACAACCCGCCGGCGCAAGCGGCATGACCCGGCGACCCAACGGCACCGCGCCCCTGTACCGGGGTTCAGCGGCGGCTTTCGGCTCTCACCGGAGCACCAATCCCATCCTGGGGGTGACGCGGCATGGCGAGCGAGACGCCGGTCTCCACGCTGTGGCTGACCCGGCATCTGCCCGGAACGGGCGGCCGCATCAAAGTGGAATACGAGGATTTCCAGGTGACGGAGATCCCCCTGTACGCGCCCTGCGGGCAGGGGGAGCATACCTTTTTCGAGATCGAGAAGCGCGGCCTGCCGACTATGCGGGCAGTGGAGGAAATCGCGCGGGCACTGCGAGTGCGGCCGTTCCAGATCGGATACGCCGGCCTGAAGGACGCCCATGCGGTGGCGCGACAGGTGCTGTCGGTGGAGCATGTGCCGCCGGAGCG is a genomic window containing:
- a CDS encoding DUF5317 domain-containing protein, producing the protein MILVLALFLALLIAVLTGGKLRRLANLPLHAPWLALLGFGLQIYIIYEPETTARGWLSLHTIALVLSYLLLLAFVWMNRRLPGMPIIALGLLMNLTVMLANGGYMPITPEAVQRVGHEYELQSTEPGARLKYTKDILLPREQTRLWFLSDVFVLPPPFPIPTVFSPGDAVLALGVWVLVLATCHSARWDNPPAQAA